A section of the Tenrec ecaudatus isolate mTenEca1 chromosome 15, mTenEca1.hap1, whole genome shotgun sequence genome encodes:
- the LOC142427421 gene encoding large ribosomal subunit protein eL29-like yields MAKSKNHTTYNQSRKWHRNGIKKPRSQRYESLKGVDPKFLRNMRFAKKHNKKGLKKMQANNAKAAAARAEAIKDLVKPTEVKAKIPMGVNRKLSRLAYIAHPKLGKWARARIAKGLRLCRPKAKAQSKADAPAKATTPAKAPKGAPAPAQAPKGPQAPTK; encoded by the coding sequence ATGGCCAAATCCAAGAACCACACCACGTACAACCAATCCCggaaatggcacagaaacggCATCAAAAAACCCCGGTCACAACGATACGAATCTCTTAAGGGGGTGGACCCCAAGTTCCTGAGGAACATGCGCTTCGCCAAGAAGCACAacaagaagggcctgaagaaaatgcaggccaacaacgccaaggctgcggctgctcgcgctgaggccatcaaggatcttgtgaagcccacagaggtcaagGCCAAGATCCCAATGGGCGTCAACCGCAAGCTCAGCCGACTGGCCTACATTGCCCACCCCAAGCTTGGCAAGTGGGCTCGTGCACGTATTGCCAAGGGTCTGAGGCTCTGCCGGCCCAAGGCCAAGGCACAAAGCAAGGCTGATGCTCCAGCCAAGGCCACGACACCAGCAAAAGCTCCCAAAggcgcccctgccccagctcaagctcccaaaggcccccaggctcccacaaagtag